A portion of the Panthera tigris isolate Pti1 chromosome E1, P.tigris_Pti1_mat1.1, whole genome shotgun sequence genome contains these proteins:
- the TLCD3A gene encoding TLC domain-containing protein 3A isoform X2: MLLTLACGSLFFPGLFALCTWGLRRARPAWTGSDCVMISTRLVSSVQAVLATGSGIVIIRSCNDVITDRSLGETLVTSLLAVSSRQN; this comes from the exons ATGCTGCTGACGCTGGCCTGCGGCTCGCTCTTCTTCCCGGGGCTCTTCGCACTGTGCACCTGGGGGCTGCGCCGCGCGCGGCCCGCCTGGACCGGCAGCGACTGCGTGATGATCAGCACCAG ACTGGTTTCTTCAGTGCAGGCTGTGTTGGCCACCGGGTCGGGGATCGTCATCATCCGCTCCTGTAACGACGTGATCACGGACAG AAGCTTAGGGGAGACCTTGGTGACTTCTTTGTTGGCTGTATCTTCACGGCAGAACTGA
- the TLCD3A gene encoding TLC domain-containing protein 3A isoform X1, with amino-acid sequence MLLTLACGSLFFPGLFALCTWGLRRARPAWTGSDCVMISTRLVSSVQAVLATGSGIVIIRSCNDVITDRHWLAREYVWFLIPYMIYDSYAMYLCEWYRTGDQSRRQSLTTFQSFLSKNRLMITHHAVILFVLVPVAQKLRGDLGDFFVGCIFTAELSTPFVSLGRVLIQLKQQHTLLYKVNGILTLTTFLCCRILLFPFMYWSYGQQQGLSLLQVPFNIPFYCNVANGFLIAPQIYWFSLLCKKATRLFDAPPARKDG; translated from the exons ATGCTGCTGACGCTGGCCTGCGGCTCGCTCTTCTTCCCGGGGCTCTTCGCACTGTGCACCTGGGGGCTGCGCCGCGCGCGGCCCGCCTGGACCGGCAGCGACTGCGTGATGATCAGCACCAG ACTGGTTTCTTCAGTGCAGGCTGTGTTGGCCACCGGGTCGGGGATCGTCATCATCCGCTCCTGTAACGACGTGATCACGGACAG GCACTGGCTTGCCCGGGAGTACGTCTGGTTCTTGATTCCATACATGATCTATGACTCCTACGCCATGTACCTCTGTGAATGGTACCGAACTGGAGACCAGAGCCGCAGACAGTCCCTCACCACTTTTCAGAGCTTCCTAAGTAAAAACCGTCTCATGATCACGCACCATGCGGTCATTCTGTTTGTCCTTGTGCCAGTGGCACAG AAGCTTAGGGGAGACCTTGGTGACTTCTTTGTTGGCTGTATCTTCACGGCAGAACTGAGCACTCCATTTGTGTCGCTGGGCAGAGTTCTGATTCAG TTAAAGCAGCAGCATACCCTTCTGTACAAAGTGAACGGAATCCTCACACTGACCACCTTCCTCTGCTGTCGgatccttcttttccctttcatgtACTGGTCCTATGGCCAACAGCAGGGACTAAGCCTACTCCAAGTACCATTCAATATCCCTTTCTACTGCAACGTGGCCAATGGCTTCCTCATCGCTCCCCAGATCTACTGGTTCTCTCTGCTGTGCAAAAAGGCAACACGGCTCTTTGATGCTCCCCCAGCCCGAAAGGATGGGTAA